Proteins from a single region of Anastrepha ludens isolate Willacy chromosome 5, idAnaLude1.1, whole genome shotgun sequence:
- the LOC128863482 gene encoding zinc finger protein 226, which translates to MMDDLTKNIIFTTNTINANGQPTTIQYQTADGTILKQPKIEGQKAEQPTFYYTTTNGGPATTVNLAQLTTDDNKTCYIAQPVGGYNYALVNGMQLNQGGTIGIATLDAQGRLQIVNQNKPIAASLQTISPIQNTISNISFKCDVCGLMFSHLALLNHHKRIHTQDGSDQQQQQQTQPETIVVNAQGLVQTQNIITENGQMGQIQIVATEALEPATTVLQQQQQQQQQHNNTVTNVTAQNSGGEVAVSSGSIAGLKSVKLTQSKCITCGNQMLQPAKRKGPKLVRCEDCIRSDQEISTQQGISPTQIFVAQDGEIKCEINEFVGGGSTDSSPMDSLTSQSGMLTHHQLHPVQVVSGSPESQQSSQQPNIAPKQEQTSGQSTAVSNHPVKKRNQQQVTKCQKCNGSGVVFVGTGTPATKQQAVNAKTENPKPFTCNICGGTFSRYSSLWSHKKLHSGEKNYKCTICGLAFAKAVYLKNHARIHTGEKPYKCQTCGMQFSQSPHLKNHERTHSGERPYVCEVCDKGFARHATLWNHRRIHTGEKPYKCEICGSAFSQAAHLKNHAKVHSGEKPFRCDICSAAFADRFALKRHRGIHLKYGQTAPRQPAQSQQQQSTDGQTVMIHKQEMPEMEDDAQHEVIISGL; encoded by the exons ATGATGGACGATCTTACAAAGAATATCATATTTACTACAAATACAATAAATGCCAATGGCCAGCCGACTACAATACAGTATCAAACAGCTGATGGCACAATATTGAAGCAGCCAAAAATAGAAGGGCAGAAAGCAGAACAGCCAACATTTTATTACACCACTACTAAT GGAGGCCCTGCAACCACCGTAAATCTGGCCCAACTAACCACCGACGACAACAAAACATGTTACATTGCCCAGCCTGTTGGTGGCTATAACTACGCGCTGGTGAATGGTATGCAGCTTAACCAGGGCGGTACCATCGGCATAGCCACTTTGGATGCACAAGGACGTTTGCAGATAGTCAATCAAAATAAACCCATTGCTGCT TCTTTGCAGACCATTTCACCTATTCAGAACACCATATCCAATATCAGTTTCAAATGTGATGTGTGCGGTTTAATGTTTTCACACTTGGCATTGTTGAATCACCATAAACGTATACATACGCAGGATGGTAGTgatcagcaacagcagcaacaaacgCAACCAGAAACGATAGTTGTGAACGCACAGGGATTAGTGCAGACGCAAAACATAATAACAGAAAATGGGCAAATGGGACAGATACAAATTGTGGCGACCGAAGCGTTGGAGCCCGCCACAACCGTcttacagcaacagcaacaacaacaacagcagcataaTAATACTGTTACCAATGTTACAGCACAGAATTCAGGTGGTGAAGTAGCCGTGAGTTCTGGAAGCATCGCGGGTTTAAAATCGGTGAAGCTCACACAATCCAAATGTATTACATGTGGCAATCAAATGTTGCAACCTGCTAAACGCAAAGGTCCGAAGTTGGTGCGTTGTGAAGATTGTATACGTTCAGACCAAGAGATCTCCACACAACAAGGAATCTCACCCACACAAATATTCGTTGCACAAGATGGTGAGATAAAATGCgaaataaatgaatttgtaGGCGGTGGTAGTACGGACTCTTCCCCAATGGATTCGCTCACATCGCAAAGTGGTATGTTGACGCATCACCAGTTACATCCAGTGCAGGTTGTGTCGGGGAGTCCAGAGTCTCAACAAAGCTCCCAACAACCAAATATAGCGCCGAAGCAAGAGCAAACAAGTGGCCAATCTACTGCGGTCAGTAATCACCCAGTGAAGAAACGGAATCAACAACAGGTGACAAAGTGTCAAAAGTGCAATGGATCTGGTGTAGTGTTTGTGGGTACAGGTACGCCGGCGACTAAGCAGCAGGCTGTTAATGCAAAAACAGA aaatccCAAACCATTCACATGCAACATTTGCGGAGGCACATTTTCACGTTATTCGAGTTTGTGGTCACACAAGAAATTACATAGCGGAGAAAAGAATTATAAGTGCACCATTTGCGGATTGGCTTTTGCTAAAGCCGTGTATTTGAAAAATCACGCAAGGATACACACCGGTGAAAAGCCGTACAA ATGTCAAACCTGCGGCATGCAGTTTTCACAATCACCACATCTCAAGAATCACGAACGTACACACAGTGGCGAAAGGCCATACGTGTGTGAAGTGTGCGACAAAGGCTTCGCGCGCCACGCTACACTGTGGAATCATCGGCGCATACACACGGGTGAGAAACCGTACAAGTGTGAAATTTGCGGCTCGGCATTTTCACAGGCGGCACATTTGAAGAATCACGCCAAGGTGCATTCCGGCGAGAAACCATTCCGTTGCGACATCTGTTCGGCGGCGTTTGCTGACCGATTTGCGTTAAAGCGGCATAGAGGCATTCATCTTAAATATG GACAAACTGCACCGCGGCAACCAGCGCAATCACAACAGCAACAGTCCACAGATGGCCAAACTGTAATGATACACAAACAGGAAATGCCCGAAATGGAGGATGACGCGCAACATGAAGTTATCATATCAGGCTTATAG